In the Mya arenaria isolate MELC-2E11 chromosome 11, ASM2691426v1 genome, one interval contains:
- the LOC128209736 gene encoding transcriptional adapter 2-beta-like isoform X1 codes for MSVFECNNCQSEIKGHGIKCLDCQNIDLCLQCFSLGAEVANHRSDHQYSISTGPVVGAFSCEVPWTLAEETMLLDAVEQFGFGNWEDVANHVESKSPEQSEYHYNSYYIKGNVGKATYQFDPTPKVTDHTCPDGPLSPSISTPVHPVDLSLPEQHALGYMPLRDDFEREYDNDAETLVSSLMVNYDDDDLDIAIKLAHVERYRLRLKERDRRKQFARDYGLITECAQAAAVTLAAATPGVKLAKSPHPKSPAVKKKQAKWDSDLEETMKPFAQCHSCKEHEEFLENHQKEKELKARIKELIHLRKNGITKLEELEKFEEERMKRDKKKDTKFKKLTNFPPQKRHSTGSKNTTAGSENFDILIDENEKPLCSGWSNSGDEDWKVVREMSHCPGYDLLSSTEKKLCNSIGMTPANYMTVKTCIVKDYLQRRNGFPVKLRYPSDQDKTHRRRIMSFLEDNGWIGHV; via the exons ATGTCAGTATTTGAGTGCAATAACTGCCAAAGCGAAATTAAGGGCCATGGAATAAAATGCTTGGACTGCCAAAATATCGACCTTTGTTTACAG TGCTTCTCACTTGGTGCAGAGGTCGCAAATCATAGAAGTGATCACCAGTATAGCATATCG ACGGGTCCTGTAGTTGGTGCTTTTAGCTGCGAGGTACCATGGACTCTGGCGGAAGAAACAATGCTACTGGATGCTGTAGAACAGTTTGGATTTGGAAACTG GGAAGATGTGGCAAATCATGTGGAAAGCAAGAGTCCAGAGCAGAGTGAATACCATTATAACTCCTATTACATCAAAGGAAACGTTGGAAAAG CAACATACCAGTTTGACCCAACTCCGAAGGTTACAGACCACACTTGTCCAGATG GTCCCCTGTCTCCAAGTATCTCAACCCCCGTCCATCCCGTGGACCTGAGTCTTCCAGAGCAGCACGCCCTGGGATACATGCCACTCAGGGACGACTTTGAACGG GAGTATGACAATGATGCAGAGACTCTAGTGAGCAGCTTGATGGTGaactatgatgatgatgatttagaTATTG cAATAAAACTAGCTCATGTAGAAAGATACAGACTAAGATTGAAAGAGCGTGACAGACGGAAACAGTTTGCACGAGATTACGGGCTGATTACTGAGTGTGCTCAGGCTGCAGCTGTCACTCTAGCAGCCGCCACTCCTGGAGTCAAACTTGCCAAATCACCTCATCCAAAGTCCCCTGCTGTGAAGAAAAAACAAGCTAAATGGGACAG TGATTTGGAGGAAACAATGAAACCATTTGCTCAGTGCCATTCCTGTAAAGAACATGAGGAATTCCTTGAAAACCATCAAA AGGAAAAAGAATTGAAAGCAAGAATAAAGGAGTTAATCCACCTCAGAAAAAATGGAATCACCAAGTTGGAAG AATTAGAAAAGTTTGAGGAAGAAAGAATGAAAAGAGACAAAAAGAAAGATACCAAATTTAAAAAGCTA ACAAACTTCCCTCCACAAAAACGGCATTCAACGGGTTCAAAAAACACTACCGCCGGAAG CGAAAACTTCGATATACTCATAGACGAAAACG AAAAGCCCTTGTGTTCCGGCTGGTCAAACAGCGGTGACGAAGACTGGAAGGTTGTTCGGGAAATGTCACACTGTCCCGGATACGACCTGCTCTCTAGCACAGAGAAAAAG CTCTGTAACTCGATTGGGATGACTCCAGCCAATTACATGACCGTCAAAACCTGTATTGTGAAG GATTACCTTCAGCGGCGTAATGGTTTCCCGGTTAAGCTGCGTTACCCGAGCGACCAGGACAAGACTCACCGTCGACGCATTATGAGTTTCCTTGAGGACAATGGCTGGATAGGCCATGTTTGA
- the LOC128207138 gene encoding uncharacterized protein LOC128207138, with the protein MVARVTLHNMRQDRDETVRSFGARLRGQADICKFVIPCPGCDSNVNYTDAIMRDVLSRGIADPEIQLDLLGDKNQDMTLEEVFQFVETKEAGKRSASRLLDIHSVEAASSYKRTKQTSSKADPDICSYCGKRGHGKKSIARIRKTQCPAYDHKCELCNREQHFENVCRPQATRPHDHESAVFDALCMLSDHSMNKQKLNTSDEVYTPIDRDKSNASDKVCSVRKSDHNVPIDHHVGSLDLGSTKIQSRNHL; encoded by the coding sequence ATGGTTGCCAGAGTGACTTTACATAATATGCGACAGGATCGTGATGAGACAGTGAGAAGCTTTGGTGCCCGTCTTCGCGGACAAGCTGACATATGTAAATTTGTAATTCCGTGTCCTGGTTGTGATTCAAATGTGAACTATACAGACGCAATCATGCGTGATGTGCTATCTAGAGGCATCGCAGATCCAGAAATTCAACTTGACCTTCTAGGTGATAAAAATCAGGACATGACTCTAGAAGAAGTGTTTCAGTTTGTTGAAACGAAAGAGGCTGGAAAGAGATCTGCGTCGAGACTCCTGGATATCCATTCTGTGGAAGCAGCTAGCAGTTATAAGAGAACAAAACAGACATCCAGCAAAGCGGATCCAGATATTTGTTCATACTGTGGCAAACGCGGACATGGTAAGAAGAGCATAGCACGTATCCGCAAAACTCAGTGCCCAGCATATGATCATAAGTGTGAACTTTGTAATCGTgaacaacattttgaaaacgTTTGCCGCCCTCAAGCCACAAGACCACATGATCATGAAAGTGCTGTATTTGATGCCTTGTGTATGCTATCTGACCATTCTATGAACAAACAGAAGTTGAATACAAGTGATGAAGTGTACACACCTATTGACAGAGACAAATCAAATGCAAGTGATAAAGTGTGCTCAGTTAGAAAGAGTGACCACAATGTACCTATTGATCACCATGTGGGATCCTTGGATCTTGGATCCACCAAAATTCAAAGCCGCAACCATTTGTAA
- the LOC128209736 gene encoding transcriptional adapter 2-beta-like isoform X2 codes for MSVFECNNCQSEIKGHGIKCLDCQNIDLCLQCFSLGAEVANHRSDHQYSISTGPVVGAFSCEVPWTLAEETMLLDAVEQFGFGNWEDVANHVESKSPEQSEYHYNSYYIKGNVGKATYQFDPTPKVTDHTCPDGPLSPSISTPVHPVDLSLPEQHALGYMPLRDDFEREYDNDAETLVSSLMVNYDDDDLDIAIKLAHVERYRLRLKERDRRKQFARDYGLITECAQAAAVTLAAATPGVKLAKSPHPKSPAVKKKQAKWDSDLEETMKPFAQCHSCKEHEEFLENHQKEKELKARIKELIHLRKNGITKLEELEKFEEERMKRDKKKDTKFKKLTNFPPQKRHSTGSKNTTAGSENFDILIDENEKPLCSGWSNSGDEDWKVVREMSHCPGYDLLSSTEKKLCNSIDDLSSSVTRLLTFLALQLDC; via the exons ATGTCAGTATTTGAGTGCAATAACTGCCAAAGCGAAATTAAGGGCCATGGAATAAAATGCTTGGACTGCCAAAATATCGACCTTTGTTTACAG TGCTTCTCACTTGGTGCAGAGGTCGCAAATCATAGAAGTGATCACCAGTATAGCATATCG ACGGGTCCTGTAGTTGGTGCTTTTAGCTGCGAGGTACCATGGACTCTGGCGGAAGAAACAATGCTACTGGATGCTGTAGAACAGTTTGGATTTGGAAACTG GGAAGATGTGGCAAATCATGTGGAAAGCAAGAGTCCAGAGCAGAGTGAATACCATTATAACTCCTATTACATCAAAGGAAACGTTGGAAAAG CAACATACCAGTTTGACCCAACTCCGAAGGTTACAGACCACACTTGTCCAGATG GTCCCCTGTCTCCAAGTATCTCAACCCCCGTCCATCCCGTGGACCTGAGTCTTCCAGAGCAGCACGCCCTGGGATACATGCCACTCAGGGACGACTTTGAACGG GAGTATGACAATGATGCAGAGACTCTAGTGAGCAGCTTGATGGTGaactatgatgatgatgatttagaTATTG cAATAAAACTAGCTCATGTAGAAAGATACAGACTAAGATTGAAAGAGCGTGACAGACGGAAACAGTTTGCACGAGATTACGGGCTGATTACTGAGTGTGCTCAGGCTGCAGCTGTCACTCTAGCAGCCGCCACTCCTGGAGTCAAACTTGCCAAATCACCTCATCCAAAGTCCCCTGCTGTGAAGAAAAAACAAGCTAAATGGGACAG TGATTTGGAGGAAACAATGAAACCATTTGCTCAGTGCCATTCCTGTAAAGAACATGAGGAATTCCTTGAAAACCATCAAA AGGAAAAAGAATTGAAAGCAAGAATAAAGGAGTTAATCCACCTCAGAAAAAATGGAATCACCAAGTTGGAAG AATTAGAAAAGTTTGAGGAAGAAAGAATGAAAAGAGACAAAAAGAAAGATACCAAATTTAAAAAGCTA ACAAACTTCCCTCCACAAAAACGGCATTCAACGGGTTCAAAAAACACTACCGCCGGAAG CGAAAACTTCGATATACTCATAGACGAAAACG AAAAGCCCTTGTGTTCCGGCTGGTCAAACAGCGGTGACGAAGACTGGAAGGTTGTTCGGGAAATGTCACACTGTCCCGGATACGACCTGCTCTCTAGCACAGAGAAAAAG CTCTGTAACTCGATTGATGACCTTTCTAGCTCTGTAACTCGATTGTTGACCTTTCTAGCTCTGCAACTCGATTGTTGA